A genomic stretch from Corynebacterium kutscheri includes:
- the glmU gene encoding bifunctional UDP-N-acetylglucosamine diphosphorylase/glucosamine-1-phosphate N-acetyltransferase GlmU: MSTPDPCAVVVLAAGAGTRMKSQKQKTLHSIGGRSLLAHSLHAAAGVHPAFVVTVIGHCREQVAPAVEHIASELEVPVKVAVQEEQKGTGHAVQCALEQLDGFVGTVVVTNGDVPLLRPETLTKLIDAHQAQPTAVTVLSMYLDDPTGYGRIVRDQDGEVQAIVEQKDGDSDTLRITEVNSGVFAFDAGILRTALSQLTDDNAQGELYLTDVLSIARNAGHPVRAHRADDARELAGVNDRVQLAEAGAELNRRTVEQVMCNGATVIDPASTWIDVTVEIGQDVIIRPGVQLLGTTTIADNVELGPDSTLENMIIGKGASVVRTHGSDSIIEAQATVGPFTFIRPGTVLGEQAKLGGFVEAKNAHIGRGSKVPHLTYIGDATVGEESNIGASSVFVNYDGVNKHHTVIGSHVRTGSDTMFIAPVNVGDGAYSGAGTVIRDDVPPGALAVSGGQQRNIEDWVIKKRPGTPAAQAALAAKKATPKQP, translated from the coding sequence GTGAGCACCCCTGACCCCTGCGCCGTCGTGGTGCTAGCCGCCGGCGCTGGCACCCGCATGAAATCGCAGAAACAAAAAACTTTGCATTCCATTGGCGGGCGTAGTTTGCTTGCCCATTCGCTTCATGCCGCCGCAGGTGTGCATCCTGCTTTTGTTGTCACTGTCATTGGCCATTGCCGAGAGCAAGTTGCTCCAGCTGTTGAGCACATTGCGTCTGAATTGGAAGTACCGGTTAAAGTAGCTGTTCAAGAAGAACAAAAAGGCACTGGGCATGCTGTGCAATGTGCCCTTGAACAACTTGATGGGTTTGTTGGAACCGTCGTTGTTACTAATGGTGATGTACCGCTACTTCGTCCAGAAACTTTAACCAAGCTTATCGACGCTCACCAAGCGCAACCTACCGCAGTGACCGTACTGAGCATGTATCTTGATGATCCCACTGGTTATGGGCGTATTGTTCGCGACCAAGATGGCGAAGTACAAGCAATTGTCGAACAAAAAGATGGCGATAGCGACACTTTGCGTATTACCGAGGTAAATTCCGGTGTATTCGCCTTTGATGCTGGTATTTTACGCACCGCGCTCAGCCAACTTACTGATGATAATGCCCAGGGTGAACTGTATTTAACTGATGTACTAAGCATTGCGCGCAATGCTGGACACCCAGTGCGGGCACACCGCGCTGATGATGCTCGCGAACTTGCTGGTGTTAATGATCGAGTCCAGCTTGCCGAAGCCGGTGCAGAGCTTAACCGTCGTACTGTTGAACAGGTCATGTGCAATGGTGCCACGGTTATTGATCCGGCAAGTACCTGGATTGATGTCACAGTAGAAATAGGACAAGACGTTATTATCCGCCCTGGGGTACAGCTTCTAGGCACCACCACCATTGCCGATAATGTCGAGCTTGGTCCCGATAGCACCCTAGAAAATATGATCATTGGCAAGGGCGCATCCGTCGTACGCACCCATGGCAGTGACTCCATTATTGAAGCGCAAGCAACCGTTGGTCCATTTACTTTTATCCGCCCAGGTACGGTTCTTGGCGAGCAAGCAAAACTTGGTGGCTTTGTCGAAGCAAAAAATGCACACATCGGTCGGGGTTCCAAGGTGCCACATTTAACCTATATCGGTGATGCAACTGTTGGCGAAGAATCCAATATTGGTGCCTCTAGTGTGTTTGTTAATTATGACGGAGTCAATAAACATCACACTGTTATTGGCAGTCATGTCCGCACGGGTTCTGACACAATGTTTATCGCCCCCGTTAATGTTGGCGACGGTGCTTACTCAGGTGCTGGAACTGTTATCCGTGATGATGTTCCACCAGGAGCACTCGCAGTTTCTGGCGGGCAACAACGTAATATAGAAGATTGGGTGATTAAAAAACGTCCAGGTACCCCAGCAGCCCAGGCAGCACTTGCGGCGAAAAAGGCCACCCCGAAACAGCCTTAA
- a CDS encoding ribose-phosphate diphosphokinase — translation MTSEPHSTDSPKNLMLFSGRAHPELGEAVAKELGVDLTPMTARDFANGEIFVRFEKSVRGCDAFVIQSHTQPLNKWLMEQLIMIDALKRGSAKHITAILPFYPYARQDKKHRGREPISARLVADLLATAGADRIVSVDLHTDQIQGFFDGPVDHMHAMPILTDYIKSKYELENIVVVSPDAGRVKVAEKWANTLGDAPLAFVHKTRSVDVANQVVANRVVGNVAGKTAILLDDMIDTGGTISGAVGVLRDAGATDVIIACTHGVFSGPARERLSQCGAKEVITTDTLPQSTEGWDNLTVLSMAPLLAKTIHEIFENGSVTDLFEGLA, via the coding sequence ATGACCTCCGAACCACATAGTACGGACTCTCCAAAAAATCTCATGCTCTTTTCCGGTCGAGCTCATCCTGAACTCGGCGAAGCCGTCGCAAAGGAGCTTGGCGTTGACTTAACTCCTATGACTGCCCGTGATTTTGCCAATGGTGAAATCTTTGTTCGCTTCGAAAAATCTGTGCGCGGTTGCGATGCCTTCGTTATTCAAAGCCACACTCAACCACTAAATAAATGGTTGATGGAACAGCTCATCATGATTGATGCTCTCAAGCGTGGTTCCGCCAAACATATCACTGCTATCTTGCCGTTTTATCCTTACGCTCGTCAGGATAAAAAACACCGTGGTCGCGAGCCTATTTCTGCTCGCCTAGTTGCAGATTTGTTGGCTACTGCTGGTGCTGATCGTATTGTTAGCGTTGACCTACATACAGATCAGATTCAAGGCTTCTTTGATGGCCCAGTTGATCACATGCATGCCATGCCAATTCTTACCGACTACATTAAGAGCAAATACGAGCTCGAAAATATTGTGGTCGTTTCTCCAGATGCTGGCCGGGTTAAAGTCGCAGAAAAATGGGCTAATACGCTAGGCGATGCACCATTGGCGTTTGTGCACAAAACACGCAGCGTCGATGTGGCTAACCAGGTGGTTGCTAACCGAGTTGTGGGTAATGTTGCAGGTAAAACCGCTATTCTTCTCGACGATATGATTGATACCGGTGGCACTATCTCCGGTGCGGTGGGAGTACTACGCGATGCTGGTGCTACCGATGTGATTATTGCCTGTACTCACGGTGTTTTCTCTGGCCCGGCACGCGAGCGGCTTTCTCAATGTGGTGCCAAAGAAGTAATCACCACGGATACTTTGCCACAATCTACTGAAGGTTGGGATAATCTCACCGTCTTGTCGATGGCACCACTACTGGCAAAAACAATCCATGAAATTTTCGAAAACGGTTCAGTGACTGACCTCTTTGAGGGGCTAGCATAA
- a CDS encoding VOC family protein: MPPPTRVQPYIHFAGETRVAMEYYHSIFGGTLTLNPAHIYLDDGTFAEDPEFILYAELISADGWSFLASDIAEGDPLVQSIPEVNICISGNVSDTTLRWFKQLANNGTIDQPLEMQESGAYVGIVRDQFTITWIFQLETENEN; the protein is encoded by the coding sequence ATGCCGCCGCCTACTCGAGTTCAGCCTTATATCCATTTCGCTGGAGAAACTCGCGTTGCCATGGAATATTATCATTCAATTTTTGGCGGCACACTTACCCTCAATCCAGCTCATATCTACCTTGACGACGGTACTTTTGCCGAAGATCCCGAATTTATCCTCTATGCCGAACTTATCAGCGCAGATGGTTGGTCGTTTTTGGCTAGCGACATTGCTGAAGGGGATCCTTTGGTGCAATCCATTCCGGAAGTAAATATCTGTATTTCCGGCAATGTCTCTGACACAACACTGCGTTGGTTTAAACAATTAGCCAATAATGGAACCATCGATCAGCCTTTAGAAATGCAAGAATCTGGTGCCTATGTCGGAATTGTTCGCGATCAATTTACTATTACGTGGATTTTTCAACTAGAAACCGAAAACGAAAATTAG
- a CDS encoding VOC family protein, with the protein MSKHKTIAVPHVRFTSYAQEALHYYRCIFGGEITIENAHRTDLDFIATLTTTDGWRITASNSTVVEHSPASICISGQLTPTATAWFELLATGGNILFPLHTHANNIFLGTVRDKFGVTWIFSARKFGIIRLKPLRCSTSRRGLSIHIL; encoded by the coding sequence ATGTCTAAGCATAAAACTATTGCCGTTCCACATGTGCGCTTTACTAGCTATGCACAAGAAGCACTTCATTACTACCGCTGCATCTTTGGCGGCGAGATTACAATCGAAAATGCTCACCGAACCGATCTAGATTTTATCGCAACCTTAACCACAACTGATGGTTGGCGAATAACTGCTAGCAATTCCACTGTGGTTGAGCACAGTCCAGCTAGTATTTGTATCAGCGGACAATTAACTCCGACTGCTACCGCATGGTTTGAACTATTAGCAACTGGCGGGAACATTCTGTTCCCACTACACACCCACGCTAATAATATTTTTCTTGGCACGGTGCGCGATAAATTTGGTGTGACATGGATTTTTTCGGCTAGAAAATTTGGTATAATCCGGTTGAAGCCATTACGATGTAGTACGTCTCGGCGAGGGTTAAGTATTCATATTTTATGA